The DNA region CCATTGGTGGATGGTCCTCCGCTTAGGCCGGCTGTATTCGTTCCAAGTTTGAATTTTATTGCTGTGCTTGGTATAGCTCCTGTTGGAAACTCATACAAGAATGGATTTAATGCCGGTCCTAAGCCATAAAGACTATCTAAATCCAGACTGGGAGATCTCATGTTATTGATAGTAGTTGCATCTGTTTCCACATCAATGGATGAAGAAACATCCAATGTAATATCATGATCAACAAACTGACCGAAATAGGTAAATCCAGATGGAAGTTGTGCATCTCCCGCGGCATTGTCTCTGCCAGGCATTCCCATCATATTGCCAAGAGCTTCTAACAAAGCGATTGATGTATTGTCAAATGGTAATTTACTGGAAGCACGAGTTCCAGCAGAGGTCATATAACCAAATTTATCACTACAAGCTGAGTTCACTGCATTTCGTTGGAACCACAACAGATTGGCCCGGGCACCATGAAAGCGGCCCACATCGCGTTTGAAAGATTGCAAGCTCGCTTTAAAATCTTGGGGAATGTTTTCAATCGAATGAACCCCTTGTGGATTGTATCGCTTCAAAGCTGCCGTCAACTTTTCAAGTTCGACTTTCGGTTTAATATTTAATTCGGAAATTCTTTTACTGATTTTTGATAAATCAATTGCTTTAGGTACTTTAGCCATAATACAAATTTTAGGATGGTACTTACTCTATACAGTTTTCAGTGACCCTGTCTTACTCTTAAGGATTTTCAGAAAACTCCAAATCAATTTAGATAGCCTGAAAGTCTGGACTTACTTTGGAAATTGTTTAAGCAAAATTGGGGCAATTATAAAACTTTGTCAATACTGATAAAGCACCAATTTTAATTGTATCTAAAGAACCAATTGCACTACATCTTTTGGATCCATAAAGTTTAATATTAAAGTTAATTAATATGTGTTACCTATTGATAATTAATTGTATTTAGTTTTTATTGTTTAACAAGCCATTAATTAAGATGTAAAAAATCAAAATAATCTGTTGTGTTTATTAAAAATAGTTTAGTATTTATTTGGTTTTATTGATTAATAAACATATTTTTAAGCAGTTAATAAATAAAATAGAGGCACTGAAGCCTCTGTAAACAACCAACCTTGAATTATGTGCCTTTTGGTTAAAAGCGTGCAACTAATAGAGATTCATTCGCCTTTGTCGGTTGAAAAGGCCTCCTCCAAAATCTTAAGACTTTTAGCTTCGATTTCCACAAACGCTCGTTTTGGAATTTTTGATTGTATTTATATTAAAATTAATAAAACATTTGGTTATGAATTTTCCTGTAATATTTGATGTGGCTATTGGTATAGTAGTCATTTATTTCATTTCATCCCTCCTTTTGTCATTCATTATGGAATTTGTTATAGTGCGTAGAAATTGGAGGGGAGATTTTTTATATGAAAAATTGCGAAATCTTTTTTACAGCAGTCAAGGTGGCTTATACAATGTTATAGAGAAGTTGTATAGACACCCTATGATAAGTAAATTACAACAATACTCGTATAGAAGACCTGAAACGATATCTACTGTTAATTTTTCAAAAACATTTTTGGCGGTTATGAAAGAAATAGGGGTTGATACCTATAATGACCAAGTGAATGATTTAAAAGAGAGTCTTAAAGATGCAGAGAATAAGGAAGCTATAGAATTGGAATTGAATAAATTGAAAGAAAAATTCAATCCAGCAATTAATAATAAGGAATTGGAATTGGCATATTTGGATTTAGCTATGTCCAATAGAAAATTTTTTGATGGAGACGGAAAGAGACTCATTGAGGGAATACTGAATAGGAACGGTTCGGAAACAAATTCAATAGAACAGCAGCTGGGAGAATGGTATGATGCATTTATTGAGCGAACACAATACTTGTTTAAGAGGGAAGTGAAATGGTACTTGTTTTTTTATTCTTTACTGTATTGTGCAATACTTAATGTGGATACCATATCAATATATAATAAGCTCTTGAAGGATGATAAGTTAAGGGAAGGGGTAGTCATTATGGCTAATAATATCAGTAACATGAGCTATGATTCAGCAAAATTGGTTATTCTGGAACCTATATACAAAACTATTGCTGTAACTGATAGTATGCAATTAGATTCAACCCAACAGAAGCAAATAAAAGAAGATACAGTTTTAAGTTACAAAAAAATTGTTCTAGCTTACGGAGATGCATCAAGCCTGATAGGTTGGGATAAAATTAACCGGGCAGAACTTACCAATTTAATAGGAAACTCTAATTGGTGGGAGTTGTTTTTGAAGTTTTTAGGTATCTTGATTTCTGCATTTGCCTTAACATATGGTGCTCCATTTTGGTATGATTATCTTAAATCCATGGTTGAAGTTCGAAAAGTAATTAATCCAAAAGCAATAAAAACTTAGATATGCCGAGAAGGATCTATTATAATTGTCATACCCATATTTTTAATGTTCATGTTTTACCCGATAATATTATGGGGCCTACTATGGGTTATATTATCAAAGCATTGAAATTTGGTCAATTACCTTTTTGGGCATTGAGTTTTTTGAAAATGCTTGGAATTTTTAGTGATGGGGGAGGCGTTGAAAGATTGAAAATGTTCTTCCAGTCCTTTTCCCAGGGTCCTCAGGAAGATGTTTTTAAACACCTGGTTTCATTGTATTCAGAATTTGCATATGATAAAGAATTTCGATTTGTAGTCCTTAGTCAGGATATGGACAGCAACGGTGTTGCAAAACCCAAAGAAGATATTTATCGACAAGTAGAAGATTTGTCGGAGATTAAGAACTGCAATCTTCCTACTCTTATGGCTGAAAAGATGATGCCATTTATAGGGATTAATCCTCATACACACCCTACATACCAATCAATTATTGATTTTGTAAAACATTATATAGAAAAACGTGGCTTCAGTGGCGTTAAAATTTATCCTTCTTCTGGTTATTTTGCGGATGATGAGAAATTAATGCCTTTGTGGGCATATTGTTCAAGCAATGAAATTCCAATAATGACCCATTGCACTTGCGGACCTATCTATTTTAGAGGAGATTTGAAAAGTCGATTAGGAGACAAGGTCCGTTATCCCGAACTTTCATATAACAAAGTAGCGCAAGCGAATTTTACGGATATGCACTATTTTAAAAAAGTGTTGAGTGTTTATCCTAAACTTAAAATTTGTTTTGCTCATTGTGGAGGAGCTTCGGTTGTGAAGGCATATCAATATTCTGCTGAACGTAGAGTTGCGGAAATTCAAAAGGAATGGTACAAACAACTTAAGGAAATGTGCTTGCAATATGATAATGTTTATTGTGATATCAGTTTTTTAAATTCTGATAAGGATCGTCTTTTAGAAATAAAAAGTGATTTTGACTCAGGTAAATTAAATAAGGATAGACTGTTATATGGTACAGACTTTTTTGTTAATATGCATAAAACATCTGAACATATGGCTTTTAATAGAAGTGTTGAATGTTTTGATTTCTTAAAAATTGGTTCGTCGAATCCAGCAAAGTATTTAACGAGCAAACTTCAAATAGCGCCGGAAATTATTTGAAATATGGAATCAAAGATATTATTTAAGGATTTTATACCTCAGAAGGCTGTCGCATGGTTATCATTCTTTACTTTAATTCATACATTAACGCGGGAGCAAAAAGTTAAAAAATCCAATGACGAAAGGGAATCCAGTAATTCATTTCGGGATGATATTTTAGATTGTAGTAAAACTTCCTTAAGTGAATATTTTATTGATTACGTTTCTGATACTGGTGATGGTTTTAATGAAACACTTAGTGTGTTGAATTTTGTTACAAAAGATATTGAACTTGAAAACAAGGTATTAAAGCAAGGAGAATTATTGTTATTTGGAGGAGATCAATGTTATCCTTATTCAAGTTATGATAATTATGCAAATAGGTTGTTTGGTCCATTCCTGTTAGCTCAAACTTTAAATAATTCGGCAAAGAACTTGTTTGAATTGGCGCCAGAGAAAACATTGATTGCGCTTCCGGGAAATCACGATTGGTATGATGGACTTAATTCGTTTACTGAGTATTTTTGTTGCAATAAAATATACGGAACCTATAAAGCTAATCAAGGGAGGTCTTATGGAGCTGTAAAACTAAAAGATAATTTGTGGATTTGGTATCTTGATATGCAATTGTCTGAGAATTTAAATAACCGGCAAATAGCGTATTTTACTGAATTGGTTAATCAACATCAAAAGGGGGATGAATTTCAAGATCAAGTATGGAATATCATCCTGAGTGTACCTCAGCCATATTGGTTTCAAAAGACAATTGATTGGGATGACAAAATGACTACTCAAATTGAGCGCTTTATTTCTGAATTGTTTTTACGTAAAAATCCATATACAATTGAAGCAAGTGATCATTGTGAAGAAAAAACTTATAAAAAGGTTCTAAGCCTTAAATTAATTCTAACAGGAGATATTCATCATTACCATCGGTTTTCGCTAAGATTGGATCAGTCTTTGAATGAAAGTATTTATATACTTAATAAGCACGTCAAGCCTATTCAGGATAATTTGCAATTGATAACTTCAGGAGGCGGAGGGGCTTATAGTTATCCTACGCATCATCTGGAGGATAGAACCAGTCGCAAACCATTTCAAGCTCGTATCAACAATCATGTGTTACATTATGAAAAATGTTACCCTGATGCATTTGAATCCTGGAAGCAATGTCATTCATGTGTTTGGAATCTATTAGCAAAGAATTTTTCCTTTTCTCTTTACATTTTAATTGCATATTTAGTATTTGGATTTGTTAATTTTTTGGATTTGCAAAAATTAACTCTAATTGATCCACAAAGAGTGCAGTTATATTTGTGGTTAAACATAGTAGGATTTATTATTATTCCGGGCGGAATTGCATATTCTATGACGGATAGACTGGATAAGTCCTTTAAAAATCTGGAATACTACCATAAATTTGGGTGGATACTTTTAGTTGTGGCCTTATGTTTGTTGAATATTACAGTCTGCATTTTCTGTTTACGCTTATATGAATCTTTATTTTCTTATTTTCATTTAAGTTTTTATCTGATATTGGGCTTATTATCAATTGTTAGTACGTTCATTTTTAGCTTGTACATTTATCTTTCACACATTAATTTTAAACTGCATGATAATGAAGTGTTTTCAATCTCCCAGATAAATCGTTTTAAAAATTTTCTTCGAATTAAAATTGATAAAGAGAAAATAACCATATACCCAATTGGAATACCGGATATAAATAAAAAATTGATAGAATATTTTAAATACAATGACGATGTATCATTAATAGAAGCTCTAAATCAAACTAAAATTGAGAAAATTGAGCAGGAGATTGAAATTAATTTGTGAAAATAGTTTGTCGTTACCAGCTTTTGTTGTCAATGAACGCTGATGCTTTGTTCCGCACAGGCTTCATTTTTTATTTTTCTATATCAACAAATTCGCATATTCTTTAGGTAGCTCCAATTTTTCTGTATCAACTTCATTTTTTATTTCAATTGCACGTTGTACATAAAAAGAATTAGGGTTATGAATATTTATCCTCTTTATCTCCAATGCACATAATTCAGTTACGGGTTCCCAAAGATGAATCACCAATCTTGCAGGTAAATTTATTTTGTCTGTTACGAACAGCTCAAATATTTCGACAATTTCCCAGTCATTTTTTACATTTGTTCTTTTCTGCTCAATATTCATCTTGTAGCATTCATAACCTAAAATCGTTTTCTTTTCTGATTTAATTTCTTCAATTTTATAGTCTATTTGCCAATCGCTTGAATCTGGGTTGTGATGTAAGTTGAACTTAGTTATTTTCGCTTCATGGGTTTTTTCATCTTTATAGAAATGTTGCATTATCCCACTTTCCGGTATTATACGAATGAATTCTTCTGGCAATTGATATTGATTTCTTTCGTATTTGATTGAAGACTTATTGACTGTGTAAATGAAGCACTCCATATTATCTTTTTCTATTCTCTTTTTCCAGGCACCAGTCCATTCCTCTATAAATTTTTCTTCTTCTAATTTATCCTTTTCAGTTTGCAAACGTTCTTCTTCTAATTCAAATTCTCTATTTAAATCAATTTCCTTTACTTCAAATCCTAAGTCTTTGTCATCAATACATATTTGAATATCGTATTTGATTTGAATTATTTCATTCATCTGGTAAATTACAATTTGATATTTGAAAGTAGATTGTTGCTATTAGTCATTTTTTCATTTTTTCTTGCTTGTGCCGAACGTCTAATAAGGTGCTTACGACGTCCCGACAAATACCTGTAAACCAAAAGTAATAGCTATTTCTCAAAAGTCCGCCAAAAGTGAATGATAAATGTTGCTTCGTCGGGATGTCTTAAGCACCATGTTATGTGCAGTGTGGTTGTCTAAACGCAGTAATAAAGTTTGACGCCAACGCTATGTTAAGTTAGAGCCAAAACCTTTTGTCAATTGATTCACCTCTCTTATTATTGAAATAAGGGTGTTGCCAAGAAGGCTTTGTATTAAGTCCTGTGAATTTATGTCCACCAGTATTTCTGCTTAAATAATATCTCCATCTGTAATGGTCATACACATCTAAAATATGTGTAGCGTAACTTGTTGCAAGTTCATTGTCACCTTTAATTATTAAAAGATTTTCGTCATTGTTGTATGAAGCTCTAAAGCCTAAATTATGACTACCTGTGATTACAACGCAATCGTCTGTGAAAGCATCTATCACCATTATTTTGTCGTGAATAATCGCATGAGCAGTTGGAGATGACTTTAACAATTCAGCCATCCAAAAAGCGAAATCATCTTTTAGTTCTTGTGCACCAACAATGACGGGGTCATTAATGCCTCTATGAAAAAGAGTAACGCTTGATGATTCAACTGCTCCTAAGTCAGTAGCAGCACCTCTAATAAATAAGTCTGGTTTCGAAATTTGAACATTTGCTGCTTCGTTAATTATACTTGGCGTTCCGGGTTGGAACGCAAGAAACAGTATTGATTTTTTTGCACCATTCATGGCATTAAAAACTTGTTCAATGTCGTCAGGCATTGGGGAATTTGCTGTTTTGTTCTTTGCTTTTGTGTTAGGAGAGAACCAAAGTGAAATTTCTGTGTTACCAATTTTTACTGAGCGTTCCTGATTATTGTCTTTTCTAAATTTTGAACCTTGTTCAGCATCATCGGTTTTCATTCTGTTCCAATAATCCATATAATGGTCTGCAAGGTCGTTAGACTGAATGATGATTGCGTTGTTAGATTGTGAACATAAACCAGTAGTTGTCCAATTGGTACTGCCTGTCATTACTGTTGTAGGCTTACCTTGTGGATTTACATAAATTACAAACTTGTTATGTCCAATATGTCCGCTTGAAACCATTCGGTCTGTGATGTCCATACCTGAATCGTGTAATGATGCTCTTGCTACTTCATTTGTGGAATCGTCAGCACCGGTATTCGAAAGTATAAGATGAACTCTGTCTTTTGCTTCTAAAAGCTTTTCAACTAATTCAGGGTCGCTTAATTCATACAATGAGCAGTAACATTCTCCCTTTTCCTTTATCGCTTTGTCAAGCAAACTCATAACTGCATCTTTTAATTCATCCGCTAATTTGTTTCTTAATTTATCACCAGTCTGCTTTATTCTGTCCAACAATATTTTGTAGTTAGGAATCCCAGAGCTGGATTTAGGAATTTGGCTTGATACAAATTGAGTTGATAAAATGCCTCTGTTGAAATATGCTTTTATTTTTCCAGTTCCAGGCGAAAGAGTTACCTGATTAGTAATAACTTTCGCATGTGATTTTGCTTTAAGATTAGTTGAAGTTCCCGTCATCGGAATAATGGTGTATTCATAAGTTGCACCACTTTCGGCAGTGAAATCACGCCAATTAAATTTCTGAATGGGCCAAATTGTTGTTGGCTTAAATTGTCGGGTTTCAACACTTTCCTTTTTGAAGCCTACCATACTTTCAAGTGTAACCTCTTTATTTGTATTGATATTCTTTCGTTTGATACAAAACCCTAAACAGTCGTCAATAGGATTTTCATAGTCCCAAACAAGTAGAACTACATCATTGTTCGCAAATGCTTTTGCTTGATTCATGTTAGTTATATTTTAATTGTTAATGATTCAAAAGTAGAAATTAGGATTTTCGTATCTTTTATGTTTTGGTTAATATTTTCTTGAGCCGGTCTGTCCAATTAATGTTAGCACAGATGGTCGGTCGAATGTGTTAATTGCACTTAACGTCAGTCCATCTAAAAACTATATCACTAAACCCAAAGTTAAGAAATCATGCCTTATAAGCGCAAAAGATATGCTTTACGGAATGATAATTTCTAATATTTTGGGGCAGCAAAATTCCGGGGCAATAAAAATATTGCTTCTTATATGCTTAAATTTCATTGTCTGCGACCAAAATCAATTGAAAAGTGTTTGGAGGAACACTTTTAGCTCATTTTTTTCAAGAATGTTGAAAAATCTTCGAAAGTTAAAGGCTGTGAACATCAGGCCAACATCGGCACTTGCACGCTTTATACCTCGTTTTGTAGTGATGTAATAAAAACCCCATTGGCGTTTGATGATTCCGTAAGTATGTTCGATTATGGCTTGTCGCCTTTTGTATATCTCTGGCTTGGATTCAATGTTTTTCTTATTTTGATCAACGTAATTTTGATACTCAGTTCGTTCAATTACACGACCTCTTCAACGGGAGTTCTTCGTGCAGGAATTAATTAGTGGGCATTGCTTTCATGCCCCGGTCTTAAAATGTTGGACCAGTATGGGCGCATTCTTTTTTCCGGGAGCATTGCGGTCTTTTTTGTACCAATGACCTTTGGTTGTCAATAGTTGTCCCTGTGGACAGGTGTAAGTTTGGCTTTCAACATCATAAAAAAATTCAGATACATTGTAAGCCGGATCAGGAGCCATGTATGCAGATGAAACATCAGGAATGGCTACCATTACTTCAATGTCGCGATCGATGGCAGATTTAAGTTCACTGCCGGTGTGATATCCTTTGTCGTAGAGGGCCGTAAATTCATTGGTCTGTAAAATGATTTGAGCTCTTCGCAGCATGCCGCCCATAGTTTTGCTGTCATTATTGTTGGTTGCTTTATAATCCAGGACAAGTTTATTGTTCTCATCGACCGTAGTCTGCACATTATAGGCAACCTCGGTAATGTTGTTTCGGGTAATGAGCTGTCGGCTGTCGGGGTCTGACGTGGATATTTGCACTTCCCCGCTTTGATCTAATTGGGCAGAGAGATCATGATAAAATTGTTTACGGCTGTTGTGTTTTTCAATATGAGCCTGAATAGCTTCCTTGTTGTCCTCATCTGCCTCGGCAAGTGACATGGTGTATTGGTTTAGTTTATTGTCGATGTACTCAAGGTGTTGTGTTATTTTCTTTTGGTTGAAATTGTTTTTTTTACTGTTCTGGGCCCGAAACTTGGTGCTGTCTCCATCGATGAGTTTTCCACCGATGAGTTCAAACTCTTTTGCAATACTTACCGTGTAGCGGAAGACTTTGCGTATAGCTTTTTCATTGTCACGCCTGAAGTTACTGATGGTGTTGTGATCGGGATAAAGTTGCTTGAGCAGCCACATTACTTCTACGTTTCGATTGCATTCCTTTTCCAAACTCGCGATGAACGAATGCTGTTCAAGTAGCCATAAATAAAAAGTTTGAGTAGGTCCTTGGGGTTGTAAGCTGGTCGCCCTTCAATGATGTGATGCATTTTAAAATGAATATCGGCCATCTTAATGCTTTCCACAATCAAGTCAATCAATCTGACTTCATTGTCAGCATCAACGATCTGATCCAGGTTTTCAGCAAACAAAAAGATTTGACACCGGTCTGTTCCTTGTATGTATCGCATGCTTTAAAGATACCTAATCGAAACGATTGTATCCATATCCTATTCAAAAAGTATTCAACAATTTCGATTGAGTTTTTAGACAGTTTGACGGTCTGCAGCTACCCGAAGGGTGGGAGTTTGAAGACGTAATTAACTTAAAAAATCGAAGTTTGGATCAACTAGAAAGTTTCATTCGAAGAAGAAAGCCAGCCTTTTGGGTAGGTGCTGTTAGCTACTGCCTTTTTTACTTGTTAATTAATTTTTCAAGATCTTCTCTCTTTACTCCAATTAATTCGTCAATTTGTTCTTGATACAAAGGGATTAAGTTTCTGTCGGAAATTCCACCGTAAAGTCTTTCTGTTTCTATTGCTACTATTTTTTGAGTAAATACAAGTTGTTTAATATATATTTTTAAATTTTCCAAATATGCCGTGTCAGTTTTCAAGTTTCCACTAACAATTATATTTTGCATTTTTTTTAAGTTGTAATTCGAGTTATAAAACTCTTTTATCCCAACATCTGATAAATGTTTTAGTACATTTTCATTAGTCAAAATATTTTGATACATAACAGGTAGTTCAGGTAAGTTGTCTTTAATATGTATTTTAGGTGAATAGGAACTGTCAATTTTAATAGTTGCTACATTGTATGTTGCTTGAACATTTTTTGTCAAATTTGACAAGTCAAAAGCAGTTGCATTTAATAGTTTTATAGCATTTTGTTTTTCTTTATTGTTTTCACTTTGATTTGTAAAATAAATAGCTAAAAAAACACCTACAAATGTGGCTATTAAAGTAAGTAGAAAATTAAATGCATCTTTATGTTTTTTCCTAAAATCGTCAAATTTTTTATGAAATAAAATTAGTACAATTAAGATTAATAATATTGAAGTTAATAGGTACATTTTAGTGTCTGTTTAAGGTTGCAGCTAACTCAAAGGAATGTTGATGATTGCCGCCTAAAGTTAAGAATTGGAAGTAAAATATCAAAACATACATCAACATTTCATTTGTAACCTTATACATTCTTTCCAAATTTAAAAGCAAATGACTTTTGACGAGAAAAGCCGGGTCGTAATAAAAGAGAAAAGTTGTCAAATAAAATTCGACTTGGAAGTTTCAATATTAGCCTTTTCTTAAAGTATGACAAAGACATGATTGATACAAAGAACGAGCATGTTATGCATTACGAACCGCCGTCTTGGCGACTATAAAGTAGAGTCTATCCTGAAGGGCAAGAGTAGTCCTGCCTTGCAGGATAAATAGTGAGAGACACAGCCTGTTAGTAGAATCTGGGATGGCCAAGTACTCGACCAGTTACAAATCTATTTAATGTTATATATTATTTGTTTTACAATGCTGGTTGGAAAACATTTAATAATTCCTGAATTCTCTTGGATATATGTTGAATCAATAGACTTATTATTTTTTTGAACTAGTTTATTTTCATAATAATAGCCAGATATTACCCCAAATATCACGGGTTTAGAACTTGAGTTATCAAAGCAAACAACAGGTCCGCCTGAGAATCCTGGATTGTTATGGCCATCAAGAAAGTAAAGACAATATTGACCTGTATTAATCCATCCAGATATTATACCACTTTTTACAAGAGGAAGAATTCCAATCTTGCTGGTTGTATAAAATTGATGACTATCTAATTTAGGAAATCCAAGAAAATATATATCTTGACCAAGAGTAACATTTCCATCTATTGAAAATGGAATCATTATTTGAATAGACTTGGTTAATTTTAAAACTGCAATGTCCAATGAATTATCAGTATGAATGAAATATTGAACTTTAAGTTTATAATATTTATCTTCTTGATAAATATTGATTGTTGTAGAATCTCCATTAAGTAAATTTGATTTAAATAAGTGCTTGGCTGTTATTAAATATTCTTGGTTATTGATATTAACTAAAAAGCAAGTTCCCTGTTGTGTATCAGTTTCTATTATATAAGTTTGACGTAAAATGTCAGCGGTAATTGGGTATTTTTGCACAATTGCAGTATTGGCAAAGAAAATTATTAAACATAAGAAGACTAATTGCTTTTTCATAAGCATTATTTATTCAGTAATTATTTGCTGCTAACGGCAGTCCGTCTAAAAACGATCAGTTACAACGAAAATTGTGTTTCCAAATAATGTTCAAAGTCTTTTACGATCATTTTAAAATTTAATTCTTCAATTTCTGAAAAGCAGTAGTGAAATAATTTCAAAGTTTAGCAAAGGTAAGTGAAAAAATTTGGGTATTTCTGATGAAATCATAGAACACATCTCTTAATATAGTCTCTTTATTATTAATTTTAATTTCTTAGTGGTTTCAGGTTGCTGTAGGGCTTGCCGATTTGGAGGATTTTGCTAAACAAGAGACAGTTTCTAGATTCATTTAACTCATTTGGGAAAAACATTACACGACTATATTTGCATGAATTCAGATCTATGCTCAGATTTGCTTATTTCATCAATGTGTTTATTAATTGTTAAATTCAAAATATAATCTTATACTAATCACAGTAGTTGTAATTATATAGAAAATCAAACTAATGTAGGCCAAATTTGTTAAGTCATAACTGTAATAGAAAAATCCAATATTGAATAAATTCAAAATCACAATGGCCAATATTATCTGGAGCCTAAATATTCCATATGATTTTGCCCAATCGCTTTTTCTAAACAATAAACTATTTTTGATTAATTCTACTTTCATTTGTTTTAAAATATCATCTTGGCTGTGACTCGAGTAATATTCCTTCAAGAGATTATATGATTTAATAGAATTGATTAAAAAACATAAATATAATATAAATCCCGGTATGAGTAATGTTACTGTATGTTCTATAGTTGTCATATAGTGACAATCAATTGTAATTCTAATCAGAAGAAAAGTAAATTGCATTAAAGTAAATATAAGGTAGAAATAAAAGTAACCCCTTGTAAGTGCAATTTTACGATGATATCTTTTTCTTATTTCATTCCTGATTTTGATTTCTGGAGTATCCTCTAATTGTTCAAACTTAACATTTTTGATATACTTATAATAATAGACGCTTTGAAAAAAGCAAGTAAATAATACTGGTATATTGATTAAATAGAAGCACCATAATTTTGGTAGTGAAATTATATGGCCATCAATTTCAAAGAATTCCTTAGGATATACTATTGCTCTAAATGTCTCATGTTCAAAAGTTCCAATTTTAAAAAATAATGAAACAGCAAGTACAAATTGTAAACATATGATAAATACAAAGAAAATAACATCAAATTCTGGCAAATATGAATTACTTGAAAATGTTCCTCCCTTATTATAAGGGGAAAAGCTTTCTGGATTTTTTCCAAAATATTTTCCAAAGTTATTTCCTAGACTTTCTTTCCTTATTGAAAATACGACTGCTTGCAATTTCCTATAGGAATATCCACTGCTTGCAATAAATCTTCCAAGCAAAATAAGTACACTTTGAGA from Saprospiraceae bacterium includes:
- a CDS encoding amidohydrolase family protein → MPRRIYYNCHTHIFNVHVLPDNIMGPTMGYIIKALKFGQLPFWALSFLKMLGIFSDGGGVERLKMFFQSFSQGPQEDVFKHLVSLYSEFAYDKEFRFVVLSQDMDSNGVAKPKEDIYRQVEDLSEIKNCNLPTLMAEKMMPFIGINPHTHPTYQSIIDFVKHYIEKRGFSGVKIYPSSGYFADDEKLMPLWAYCSSNEIPIMTHCTCGPIYFRGDLKSRLGDKVRYPELSYNKVAQANFTDMHYFKKVLSVYPKLKICFAHCGGASVVKAYQYSAERRVAEIQKEWYKQLKEMCLQYDNVYCDISFLNSDKDRLLEIKSDFDSGKLNKDRLLYGTDFFVNMHKTSEHMAFNRSVECFDFLKIGSSNPAKYLTSKLQIAPEII
- a CDS encoding metallophosphoesterase — protein: MESKILFKDFIPQKAVAWLSFFTLIHTLTREQKVKKSNDERESSNSFRDDILDCSKTSLSEYFIDYVSDTGDGFNETLSVLNFVTKDIELENKVLKQGELLLFGGDQCYPYSSYDNYANRLFGPFLLAQTLNNSAKNLFELAPEKTLIALPGNHDWYDGLNSFTEYFCCNKIYGTYKANQGRSYGAVKLKDNLWIWYLDMQLSENLNNRQIAYFTELVNQHQKGDEFQDQVWNIILSVPQPYWFQKTIDWDDKMTTQIERFISELFLRKNPYTIEASDHCEEKTYKKVLSLKLILTGDIHHYHRFSLRLDQSLNESIYILNKHVKPIQDNLQLITSGGGGAYSYPTHHLEDRTSRKPFQARINNHVLHYEKCYPDAFESWKQCHSCVWNLLAKNFSFSLYILIAYLVFGFVNFLDLQKLTLIDPQRVQLYLWLNIVGFIIIPGGIAYSMTDRLDKSFKNLEYYHKFGWILLVVALCLLNITVCIFCLRLYESLFSYFHLSFYLILGLLSIVSTFIFSLYIYLSHINFKLHDNEVFSISQINRFKNFLRIKIDKEKITIYPIGIPDINKKLIEYFKYNDDVSLIEALNQTKIEKIEQEIEINL
- a CDS encoding transposase translates to MERTEYQNYVDQNKKNIESKPEIYKRRQAIIEHTYGIIKRQWGFYYITTKRGIKRASADVGLMFTAFNFRRFFNILEKNELKVFLQTLFN
- a CDS encoding transposase, coding for MEKECNRNVEVMWLLKQLYPDHNTISNFRRDNEKAIRKVFRYTVSIAKEFELIGGKLIDGDSTKFRAQNSKKNNFNQKKITQHLEYIDNKLNQYTMSLAEADEDNKEAIQAHIEKHNSRKQFYHDLSAQLDQSGEVQISTSDPDSRQLITRNNITEVAYNVQTTVDENNKLVLDYKATNNNDSKTMGGMLRRAQIILQTNEFTALYDKGYHTGSELKSAIDRDIEVMVAIPDVSSAYMAPDPAYNVSEFFYDVESQTYTCPQGQLLTTKGHWYKKDRNAPGKKNAPILVQHFKTGA
- a CDS encoding transposase; translated protein: MRYIQGTDRCQIFLFAENLDQIVDADNEVRLIDLIVESIKMADIHFKMHHIIEGRPAYNPKDLLKLFIYGYLNSIRSSRVWKRNAIET
- a CDS encoding trypsin-like peptidase domain-containing protein — protein: MKKQLVFLCLIIFFANTAIVQKYPITADILRQTYIIETDTQQGTCFLVNINNQEYLITAKHLFKSNLLNGDSTTINIYQEDKYYKLKVQYFIHTDNSLDIAVLKLTKSIQIMIPFSIDGNVTLGQDIYFLGFPKLDSHQFYTTSKIGILPLVKSGIISGWINTGQYCLYFLDGHNNPGFSGGPVVCFDNSSSKPVIFGVISGYYYENKLVQKNNKSIDSTYIQENSGIIKCFPTSIVKQIIYNIK